In the genome of Chrysoperla carnea chromosome 5, inChrCarn1.1, whole genome shotgun sequence, the window tgataaaaatggattttacccaatattaaattatacacCAAAACCACTACCAGATGATTCACCAGTTGTAGAAGCTGccaaacaaaaacattatgCTTTATATGCTAAAATCGCTAATGCACATGCACAAGGTATTGGAAGTTTACCATCAGCAACACCAAGACAAAGTGAATCTGTAATTCGTGCCACGAACAAACATTAcgatttatttaatcaaatcgCCGCTGAACATGCACGTATTGCCGAAGAACGAGCAGCTATTTTAGCAACAGCTGAACCCAACACTCTTGAACAATCAACTGAagtttattagtaataataaagaatgttgatttttttatttaattatttgtgtaaatttgtataatttttcgtgttaaataaattatttttttgttaacaaattaaCAAGGGTTTCAGGTGCTCGTTGTGTAATACTTGTCTTTAATATGGTGTAATTTTAATGACTAAATACATGctaatttctttatttgtttatataatttgttttaaaacttcacCTTTAAATCCAATATAACGATTTTCAGCTTTCAGATTGTCAGTACCTGCTGTAGGAAAACCcctttagaaaattatataaaaggaaatttaatatactattctTTCATATGTATTAATGTATTTTCACACGTAAACATATGTAAAAATCATATTGTAaacaaagtttgaaatttcactCCTGGCGCTTGCACAATAGCGTGAAATTTTCTCTCATCACAAGAGTAATAATTGTGAAACGAAAGTCAACCAGACTGgaaagataaattataaaaaatcggGAAAGGTTTTTTGTCTCGATTTGACGATTGAACGCGTTAGTTTTTGAGATGCCAAGCATTTACATCAGTAAAACAATATTTCGAAGAaaggaattaataataatcaaaaggcCTAATtgacaaatattgaaatttgttttaatagtacaaataccatttatgtataaacattttagataataattttaaaataaggtacataacatttttaataaaaattgtatatatcatttataaacaagaatacaaaatatttttttgtaaagagaGTGTTCGaattttctgttttcttttcgcgaaatgttttgtaaatacatataataatgacacattttagaataattacttttaaacattggtcatatatttgataaattataaatgaatttaaactaAATGAATTACATAACACATTCGCAccaaatgtttaaattattttttccgagTATCATTCTAATATAAACTTTGTAAACTTGGTGcgcattcattttaattatcgatcttgaaaaatattacaacaattttataatatttataatccacaaattgtgttttttacaacattttgaaaaatatgaatacacaTAATTTTATTCGTTTTCATTAACGTTCAAATACGGAAAGTTGTACAAaagacaaaacaaaatttccattttttcaattaaaacttgTATATCAAAAGTTTCTCCTTGACTACattcgatatttatttaaataaataataaaattgcacTAAACTaaggtttatattatttaaacagatGTTATTTCCgagtttaataaattcattttttagattttagtgTTTTTAAAGCTGCTTTTAATCAAGGAAAACGTTTTTAAAGCTGcactaaaaacattttaacacaCCAAcagttttacataaaaatatgaacaaagcGATTTTAAAGACGCTAGAGTACAAGAGTCGATCCCCAGAGCATCGTGACGAACTTTCATCAgaattacaatatattataagaaATACCTCTGTATAATATAAACCTTGGcaccacaaaaaaaattttttagaattcagtaatttttctatgaaattttatagacaaataaaaCATCTGATAAATCGTAAGAAAGcgtaaaatcaataatattgcaATTGTGAAAGTTCTAATAAGGCAGAATTACCAGATAAGAACCGCTCACGTGAAACTTACTACTAATCGAACTTCAGTTGCACGTAACGAATACAGTAGTAAAATAGTGCTCTTTGTCCAACGCTCAAGTAGAAGAACAAAATATCCACTCGGATCTCTTTCTATTAACTGTATCGAATGTTTACTCTAATGTTTACCCGCTACGCGGATAATacgtatatattatttctcgaCCAGCTACAACCTAGTGCCATCTGTACTCATTACGCCACTGTACTCATTATGCACGATCTAATAAACATTCGTGATAAACCtacatttctttttaatttttaacctgAGTACAGATCGGTCTAGCGGCTACATAATACACTTCTCTGTTTGCTCAAACTTGCATTCATAGAAGTTccgaaataatgaaattttgtactaaGCACCCCATCAATCTAACATCGATCtattaacgtttaaaatttctttttacaatatcttagcgccacaaaattttttaaatgagatcttttcattaacttttttattgacTCGATCTGAACCCAagtttaaattaacaaattctataaattaaacTTCTAGATATGTAcgagtaatatttataatacattgaattgaaatcaattataattaattgtttacttttgcaatattttaataGCCAGCTAGCTTAATAATACCCGGGATATGTCCAGAAatcgtgagcccataatgaaatgaaatttcccTTTTATCTGCCTTTTGGAGGATTACGATAAGTTaggtaaaaaacaaaattgaagttTTATAACGGTTTATAGTTTAAAGTTCAAATTCATACCcagaattttatcattttaaactttCTTGCCAAATATATGCAAAACCATACAATGGCTTAAATTTCTGAACGCATcccaaaacaaatgaattgaAACGCATTTATTGGCTGCATTTAGCTGAAAAGATAGCTGGTGATCATTCATGGATGATCGTTTTGATCACTCTTGAGTGGTGTATTCTCTTGATCGCTAATGAGCGCTCTTTTCCGCTAAACTTcgcaaatttgttaaaaaagcgAATAAATACAGCTTACTTGTGCATTATCTATTGACCTCCTAATCAACAAATTCGATAacttacacatttttttaaagaaatcaatgTATTATATTCTTACACTGAAAGGCATAGAATATAGAACAACATCTTTCTTATTACTGTATGACTTATACTTAttctttgtttacaaaaatcCTTTACCACTCTTTTCCAATTTTCTGTGTATTTATGATTTTGTCTCAACTTATATGCCTTTCAGAgtaggtattttataaaaaccaaaatactAATTGACGGTATTTTAacgtataaaaaacaattttactacAAGTGAAAGTATTGACCACTTTTCAATAAATCTACCTttcaattttgaagaaaattttattgtagtttcattgaaattagactcttttgaaaataaattcttaaaatataaaaatgtattaaaatttaaagattcaatttacttaaaaaatttcatttcttttttagaattttattcatCTCCTTATTTTGTCTATGAATAGTTAGATCAGCTTTATCAGTTTTATAGGTAATATTATCGATTAAATCGTTCTGTGAATCAATTTCTTCGGATAAATCAATAGCTAATCCTTTTAATTGAATTGTAGACTTCAACATTTCCTCTAAATTCGAATTAATAGCAGCTTGTATATTACTTGACCCACTGGTCGATGAATTTGAATATCTTACATCATTGATATCATTATCTAAATCGTTTATCCGTGATAAAGGATGTGATTTGTACAAATCCTCCGAATTATTGCCAGCAAAACTCGTTGGCCTACTTGTAGATTGTGGatattgttcttttaaattcgACGTACTCTGTTGTTCATTTTGTTTGccagataaataattttttaaactaccaAACACTGATTTTATACCATTCAAATGTTTTTGCGAGAATCGTAACGTTGAATTAATTTCATCTAAACGTTTATCAGTTAATTCAAGTTTTTCACGTTGACGTTGTAATTCTTCAGCAGTTGCAATACCAACTTGTTCACTTTCACGTAACAATCCAATACTTTTTTGTGTACTTCGTAACGTGGATTCTTCAATTTGCTTACTACGTTCTAATATTGACATACGTTGGTCTTCTAATTGTCGCATTGGATCATTGTTTGATGATGAGTAATAGTTGGATGATTGACGGGAATTTTGTAGAAACGTGTTATCATCTACATCATCatccgaaaataaattttttgagtcTGTGATATACTTATGACCTGACATTTTTAtaacttggttttttttaatttcaagtacAAAATTACGTTTCACAAAACTATACTTATCACAATCCACTAGGGATATGAATTTAACATCACAAATTATCACAATGACAAATAAACgtcaaatgaataattaatcaaCTGAACTTATTtgcatttatgttattttaactattaatgataattatttatcacttatatttattaatcttgGAATGTTTAATCGAAGAATTTCTGTATAACAATAGAGGGGAAAATTCTTgagtatgaaattttatctcgtGAACAAATTGACGTTCATAGACAACATACTTTTAAATAGACTGCTTACGTAACACGCACTAAATATAAAAGGGGGCGTTAGCggtattaaatttcatttttaatgatttggaGAGCATGAGGAAAAagcatgaataaaattattccacATGTTCTTCCGCCTAACAATCCTTTCTTAAATCAACGCCATCATTTGTGCTTTGACACGTggtaagatttttttatttaataatttatcctttcgtatttttcaaaagttgccatttttataagtttaaaaaaaaaaatacaacaataaacATATTTGGTGTATCACAAAATAGAGCTCCAAACAAAACAGTATCACCAGGTTCAAATTTCTTAAGCGAAGTTTTCGTGATTgcagaaaatattgtttatagaatctttccaattttcttatttgtaaGCTTAATTTGGAATGAATTTTAGTGAGAGGCATCGTTTTCGACAAGTTAATATTAACTTAAAGCAAGTTTTTCGAATTTGTGGCTATTGTCTCTCACAACTCTGTGGTTACACAGAGTGTTGTATCTTTTATAATCATATAAGTTAATTCTCTTCTGTGGTAAACGTCCAAAAACAAGCCATCCAAATGGAATTGTTTACAGCCTCGctatttatttatgtactaGCAGTTACATtgggaaatttcaactttaaaaacaaagactaccgcgcTATAATATCATAAACCTTATAAACTTCACTTCTCTTGCCCTTACTTGTCTTCCCTTTTCTTCACAATTTTATGTGCTTTAATTTAACAAATCGGAgatcattaaaatcaattcagCCGGTcttgaatagggaatattcatgaaatttaaatttggttcaaatatttttcttccgttactttaatgactggacattccaacaaaaccattattttagtaattaatatctttttaataacttaaaattaattaataaaagtacaaattcagtgagggcatttaaaaatttctaaaacgaaaattcaaatttttatacggatgTTCGTTTTTTATAcggaattcatttttttaagtgtaaattatacattgagctgccaccaattgacagatcacgtacttatacgtcatcaacagagagcgccaaaaaactgcgtataaatatctaaaaattataatgtattttaaatattttcttacacttaaatacagcatttttaagcagtatttatattttttgctttgttataacggtgtaagcaatgaattaaaaatataaaaaaatacatgaatattccctattataagTGGTGTAACTAACCCGACTTTGTTTTAGATATTAAGTCTGTGGTCTAGTATGAGGCTCGTAGCTATTATTATGTGTCATAACAGAACAATccctacaaaataaaattcattatctaTGTCATGAAAACATACATTTGATAAACACTAGAAGAGAagtgagaataaaaaaaatatttaaataaaactaagtaATGAGTGAATAAAATATGGCAACAAAAGGTTTGTATTAAATGCATAATAAGTTCATGCTAAACGATTAAGAAAGGTTTCAAATTTGTTGCAGGAGGTCCAGAAACCGATGACCAACAAAGAGTACGATTTCAAGTCGAATTAGAATTTGTACAATGTTTGGCAaatccaaattatttaaattgtaagattatattaaaaatattatattgtaatataaGAATACtgatgcaaatatttttaatgttttagttTTGGCTCAAAGAGGATACTTTAAGGATGCtgcttttgtaaattatttaaaatatttattatattggaaACAACCAGAATATGcacgttatttaaaatatccaatGTGCTTGTATTTCTTAGATTTACTACAATACGAACATTTTAGACGGGAGGTGGTTAACTCACAATGTACAAAATTCATTGATGatcaacaaatattattgtgGCAACATTATACACGCCGACGAAGTCGTCTCTTACAAACTGCTGCGGCCAATGGAAACACAACTAATAATGAACAACAGAATAATAATACTACGAATGGTACTATTAATACAAATAATGGTATTGGACCTAAGgtcacttaaaattttataatataagaaagtttgtatttttgttataattttccaaagcgttcattaaaaaaaaaactcgtttatACAAAAaccgtttaaattattttattccgttttattcatttttaaaaactactaaCACTCGAAATCTAGAAGCTGGTGAAATGTTAAAATCTGGAAAGCTACGAAACTACTGaatattaagattattttgcCAACCGGGCCAAGTTAGAAACTGTAAGTAATGCATATTATATGCAATAATGCCCTAGATTTCGAGCGAAAATTCCATGTTCGTAGATCttatgagaaaaataattttaattccccTGCCTTTAATTCTCCTATAAACTTCACCTCTAACTacctttttctatttataacatacattatgACAGCATGGGTGCCGCCAGATTTACCTTCAAGAAGGTGCATCTGCAGCTACACTAGGGTGGTTCACAACAATCTACTATTTTTTACTTCTGATACTGGAAAATTGATTTCTATGCATCTCTAAAAAATTATCTCGAAATATGAGCTCTGAATCTTAAAAGGAGGGTCCTCCTCATcaaagttttccatttttacCTCAGTCCcataaaaaacttcaaatcTTGCTATTAATTGAACGTACAACAAATCTCAAcacatatttttgtagaaattaacTGATGTACAAAAATGGTCtcatttttaatagaatacTATAACCAAAGCTCAAAGTAATTtcgaagtttttaataattatcttagaaaatatgattttaattcattcatttttggaaatatttctacaaattcGAGTTTTCGAAAGCTTTTCAATCTATTTCTAATTAGAAGTCCGTCTGTATGTGTAAATATCACCTTTTATTGTAGTACAATATCTTAACggattttgaacaatttttgcgACATTCAAAAGTATTCATTAAAAGCTAGATCTGATTACATTTTGAAGTTCATGGCTTAAGCACTTTCGAAATCCACCATATGGTACGAgatattgaagaaaaatgaaGCAAGTGATGTGGCTGTAAATAAATGCATAGTTGAATACGCAGATTTGATTGCTCGATCCACCCCGTTTTATTCAATCGTATACGAGGCGATCAAAATTGGTTTAACTATATCAATAACATGTAGTTTGATTACAATAGAAGCATTCGAAATTCGCCCACTGTCTCGACAGATCAAAACCTTGTGTGAATATGACATTTATCGGTCAACAACTTTAAAAGTTACACGTTTAGGTACAAACAGACTCATGAACGATTGAAGCTGAACCACATT includes:
- the LOC123300126 gene encoding larval cuticle protein LCP-17 — encoded protein: MKLIISIILSTVFTVSLCDVSHILNKEGYVEEYVETTTTPQPPPRPYYFSYTAGRAPGHLDRSHSEGSDGSGVVRGNYQYVDPRFRLRTVEYVADKNGFYPILNYTPKPLPDDSPVVEAAKQKHYALYAKIANAHAQGIGSLPSATPRQSESVIRATNKHYDLFNQIAAEHARIAEERAAILATAEPNTLEQSTEVY
- the LOC123299661 gene encoding synaptosomal-associated protein 29, which translates into the protein MSGHKYITDSKNLFSDDDVDDNTFLQNSRQSSNYYSSSNNDPMRQLEDQRMSILERSKQIEESTLRSTQKSIGLLRESEQVGIATAEELQRQREKLELTDKRLDEINSTLRFSQKHLNGIKSVFGSLKNYLSGKQNEQQSTSNLKEQYPQSTSRPTSFAGNNSEDLYKSHPLSRINDLDNDINDVRYSNSSTSGSSNIQAAINSNLEEMLKSTIQLKGLAIDLSEEIDSQNDLIDNITYKTDKADLTIHRQNKEMNKILKKK
- the LOC123300695 gene encoding mediator of RNA polymerase II transcription subunit 31 isoform X1; translated protein: MATKGFKFVAGGPETDDQQRVRFQVELEFVQCLANPNYLNFLAQRGYFKDAAFVNYLKYLLYWKQPEYARYLKYPMCLYFLDLLQYEHFRREVVNSQCTKFIDDQQILLWQHYTRRRSRLLQTAAANGNTTNNEQQNNNTTNGTINTNNGIGPKVT
- the LOC123300695 gene encoding mediator of RNA polymerase II transcription subunit 31 isoform X2; translated protein: MATKGGPETDDQQRVRFQVELEFVQCLANPNYLNFLAQRGYFKDAAFVNYLKYLLYWKQPEYARYLKYPMCLYFLDLLQYEHFRREVVNSQCTKFIDDQQILLWQHYTRRRSRLLQTAAANGNTTNNEQQNNNTTNGTINTNNGIGPKVT